A window of the Streptomyces formicae genome harbors these coding sequences:
- a CDS encoding MBL fold metallo-hydrolase, producing MTYSGAVKVGGPADVHELKDLMISKVAVGPMDNNAYLLRCRTTGEQLLIDAANEPETLLRMIGDDGIVAVVTTHRHADHWQALAEVVRATGARTYAGRHDAEGIPVPTDVPVEDGDTIRVGRVELTARRLVGHTPGSIALIYDDPHGHPHVFTGDCLFPGGVGNTHKNADAFASLIHDVETKLFDALADETWVYPGHGNDTTLGAERPHLPEWRTRGW from the coding sequence ATGACATACAGCGGAGCGGTGAAGGTCGGCGGTCCTGCGGATGTGCACGAGCTCAAGGACCTGATGATCTCCAAGGTCGCGGTCGGACCGATGGACAACAACGCGTATCTGCTGCGCTGCCGGACCACCGGCGAGCAGCTGCTGATCGACGCGGCCAACGAGCCCGAGACCCTGCTCCGGATGATCGGTGACGACGGCATCGTGGCCGTCGTCACCACCCACCGGCACGCCGACCACTGGCAGGCGCTGGCCGAGGTGGTCCGGGCCACGGGGGCCCGTACGTACGCCGGGCGTCACGACGCCGAGGGCATCCCGGTGCCGACCGACGTGCCGGTCGAGGACGGCGACACGATCCGGGTCGGCCGGGTCGAGCTCACGGCCCGCCGACTGGTCGGCCACACCCCCGGGTCCATCGCGCTGATCTACGACGACCCGCACGGCCACCCGCACGTCTTCACCGGTGACTGCCTCTTCCCCGGTGGGGTCGGCAACACCCACAAGAACGCAGATGCCTTCGCCAGCCTGATCCACGACGTGGAGACGAAGCTCTTCGACGCGCTCGCGGACGAGACCTGGGTCTACCCGGGTCACGGCAACGACACGACGCTGGGCGCCGAGCGGCCGCACCTGCCGGAGTGGCGGACGCGCGGCTGGTGA
- a CDS encoding maleylpyruvate isomerase family mycothiol-dependent enzyme produces the protein MIDPVRDLTSVREATERLLGAAAGLDNAAAAEPSRLPGWSRGHVLAHIARNADALVNVFEGRPMYESAVAREADIERDAPRPLAVQLDDVRASGERFQSAGAADADWSRVVELRNGVRDAAARVPFRRLIEVELHHVDLGIGYELEDLPAEFTEREIGFLAERFAGHKDVPATDVAADDGRKWTTGGGAQGGPVVVRGAAADLLGWLCGRRDGSALKVAGGPLPVLPPL, from the coding sequence ATGATCGATCCTGTGCGCGACCTGACCTCTGTACGCGAGGCGACCGAACGGCTCCTCGGCGCAGCCGCCGGACTGGACAACGCGGCGGCCGCCGAGCCGTCACGGCTCCCCGGCTGGAGCCGCGGACATGTGCTGGCCCACATCGCCCGAAACGCGGACGCCCTCGTGAACGTCTTCGAAGGCCGCCCCATGTACGAGAGCGCCGTGGCCCGCGAGGCGGACATCGAGCGGGACGCGCCGAGGCCGCTCGCCGTCCAGCTCGACGACGTACGCGCCTCCGGCGAGCGCTTCCAGTCCGCGGGCGCGGCGGACGCCGACTGGTCGCGCGTCGTGGAGCTCCGCAACGGCGTGAGGGACGCCGCGGCCCGGGTCCCGTTCCGGCGTCTGATCGAGGTCGAGCTGCACCACGTGGATCTGGGGATCGGGTACGAGCTGGAGGATCTGCCCGCGGAGTTCACCGAGCGCGAGATCGGCTTCCTCGCCGAGCGGTTCGCGGGGCACAAGGACGTGCCGGCCACCGATGTCGCCGCCGACGACGGCCGGAAGTGGACGACGGGCGGCGGCGCGCAGGGCGGTCCGGTCGTGGTCCGGGGAGCCGCCGCCGACCTGCTCGGCTGGCTGTGCGGGCGCCGGGACGGCTCGGCGCTGAAGGTCGCAGGCGGGCCGCTTCCGGTGCTGCCGCCGCTGTAG